The region AAAAAGATGTTGTACTTGCAGTTAAGGAATTTCCTGAGTTAAAAAACTACATTGGGCAAACCTTAATTGTAACGGATGGTACAACACTTCTTGGTGCTGATGATAAAGCCGGTGTTGCTGAAATAATGACTGCAGTTGAGTACATAATGAAAAACCCCAACTTCAAGCACGGAAAAATCCGCATAGGCTTCACTGCCGATGAGGAAGTAGGGCGAGGTGTTGACCATTTTGACGTTAAACGCTTTGCCGCGGATTATGCTTATACAATGGATGGTGGCGCAATTGGCGAGTTAGAGTTCGAGAATTTCAACGCTGCTGGTGCAAAAATCACCATACAAGGAAGAAATATTCACCCCGGTTACGCAAAGGATAAAATGCTCAATGCAATACTAATCGCTCAGGAATTCAACAGTTTACTTCCTGCACACGAGCGCCCAGAACACACTGTTGGTTACGAGGGTTTTTATCACCTTATAAAAATGGATGGTTCTGTTGAGAAGGCTACCTTCCAGTATATTATCCGCGACCACGACCGCAAAAAGTTTGAATCGCGCAAAGCTTATATGGAGCGTATTGCAGAATACATAAACACTAAATACGGTCAAGGAGTTGTTACTCTTGAGTTAAAGGATCAATACTACAATATGCGCGAAAAGGTTGAGCCTGTTTACCACGTTGTTTCTACAGCCATTGAAGCTATGGAAAAGGTTGGCGTTAAGCCAAACGTTAAACCAATCCGTGGAGGTACCGATGGTGCTCGTTTATCCTATATGGGACTTCCCTGCCCCAATATCTTTGCAGGAGGAGAGAATTTCCATGGAAAACACGAGTATGCCCCTGTTGAAAGTATGGTTAAGGCAACCGAGGTTATCCTTAAAATTGTTGAATTGTACGAATCAAAATAAACCATTAAATTGTAAAAAAGCTCCAGTTATGGGGCTTTTTTACATTCCTCCTACTCTACTAAATATTTCCACTTTGGTTTTAGTATTTCCTTTACTGAAGAATACGGAATTTCAAGTAGAATATCACCCTGAACGTAACTGGCAATCTCATAAACATTGTAATGCAATAGCAAGCCTTTATCTCCAAATCCAAACTCACGGGGAAGTGTAAACTTATCGTTTGGAAATCCAAAATTTACCGATGATTTCCCTTTTCCATCAAGGTATTTAGCATTGAAGGCAGACTCCGCAACAGCATAAAAATTCTTTACATTTTCAAACACATCAGTCAGTTCAATTCGCTTCGATTTTCGAACATCGTAGTTTTGGTAGTGATAATTTTGAATTCCATGTGCACCACCCATATAATCGGAGTAGAGATAACGTATAGTTAAAACTTTACAATCATTCCGTAAAATTTCATAATTTATTTTTAAATACCAATCAATATAGGCAGCATCGGGAAATGCGCCAGTATAATCCACAAAAGCGCTATCGAACCGTAATGAATTTTCAACAAGCTTATTTTTAAAATCGTTCATTGTTGATACACTTGAACTATCCTCAACCATTTGCAAATAGTCCGAAAGCATATTTCTGGTTAGTCGATTGGGCACATCGGATACTATCGATGGAAAAACAAAACTCACTCGAAAGCAACTAGCCTCTGGCGTTGCACATCCTCTCGTAAGCACAACCGAATCGGCACTAATAACCAATGGCTCCGTTGGTGCCTTAATGGTATTGCTATAAACATAGTACAATCCTATAATTGCAAGGATTATAATGGGTATCCACCAGTTGATCTTTTTATTCATACTATCAAATTGAGTCGTGACGAAAGTAGTAAATAATTCGATACAGAATTTGTTGCCCATTTATAGCTTCTAATAAACCATAATATCAACTTTCAATTTAAAATAAATTTTCATAAATTAGATAACACTTTAACTATCAATATGGAGCAAGAATATAAACGCCTTACGATTAAGGATTGGGCTGTTGAGGACAGACCTAGAGAAAAAATGCTGCAGAAAGGGATTGGAAGCCTAAGCGATGCCGAACTAATTGCGATACTGCTTCGATCGGGAAATTCGGATGAAACAGCCGTAAGCGTGGCCCAGCGCTTGTTGGCGCTTGCGCAAAATAACCTAAACGAGTTGGGCAAATTCACCCTAAACCAAATCACACAAATAAAAGGGATTGGCGAAGCCAAGGCAATAAGCGTTATTGCAGCGCTAGAACTTGGACGACGCAGAAAAGCCATTGATGCATTAACCCGAGAAAAAATAACATCGAGTAGGGATGTAATTGAGATTTTTCAGCCTATTCTGGCCGACCTCCCTCACGAAGAGTTCTGGGCTTTACTCCTGAACAAAGCAAACAAAGTGATCGAAAAAGTGAGAGTTAGCCAGGGTGGCGTTGCAGGAACTGTTGTTGATGTCAGAATCATAATAAAATCGGCTGTTGAGAAACTTGCGTCATCAATAATAATTGCTCACAACCATCCATCGGGCAATCCC is a window of Tenuifilaceae bacterium CYCD DNA encoding:
- the pepT gene encoding peptidase T, which gives rise to MINRDNLVDRFIRYVKIDTQSDDTVTDRFPSTEKQLVLSNLLVKELKELGVEDVNIDEFGYVMATIPANTTKNVPTLGFLAHVDTAPDMPGKDVKPRFVENYDGTDIILNKEKDVVLAVKEFPELKNYIGQTLIVTDGTTLLGADDKAGVAEIMTAVEYIMKNPNFKHGKIRIGFTADEEVGRGVDHFDVKRFAADYAYTMDGGAIGELEFENFNAAGAKITIQGRNIHPGYAKDKMLNAILIAQEFNSLLPAHERPEHTVGYEGFYHLIKMDGSVEKATFQYIIRDHDRKKFESRKAYMERIAEYINTKYGQGVVTLELKDQYYNMREKVEPVYHVVSTAIEAMEKVGVKPNVKPIRGGTDGARLSYMGLPCPNIFAGGENFHGKHEYAPVESMVKATEVILKIVELYESK
- the radC gene encoding DNA repair protein RadC; translated protein: MEQEYKRLTIKDWAVEDRPREKMLQKGIGSLSDAELIAILLRSGNSDETAVSVAQRLLALAQNNLNELGKFTLNQITQIKGIGEAKAISVIAALELGRRRKAIDALTREKITSSRDVIEIFQPILADLPHEEFWALLLNKANKVIEKVRVSQGGVAGTVVDVRIIIKSAVEKLASSIIIAHNHPSGNPKPSDKDISITKKLKEAGNLLDIALLDHIIITDNECYSFADNGNL